AGGTGCCAGCGCCCACCTCTTCGGAAGCCGCCCCGCCGCGCAAGCGGCGCCCCTACGCCGCGCGCGTCCCCCTCGCCGAACGCCGCGAGCAACTCATGGACGCGGCCTTGGCCGTGATCGTCGACGAGGGCTACGAGCGGATCTCCGTCGACGCCGTCGCCAAGCGGGCGGGCGTGGCCCGGTCGGTGGTCTACGGAGCCTTCGACAACCTCGAAGTCCTGCTCGGCGCGCTGCTCGACCGGCAGCAGGCGCAGGCCTTCGGCCGCCTGCTGGAGACCCTTCCGGTCGGGGCGGAGACCGGTGATCCGGCGGCGTTCGCGGACGAGCCGGTACGTCGGATGTCGGCGATGCTGCGGGAGGACCCGGACACCTGGCGGCTGATCCTGCTGCCGCCAGGCTCGATGCCGACGGTCGTCAGGGACCGCATCGAGGCGGACCGGGAGCGGTTCCGACGCCTCGTCCAGGCATGGCTCTCCGAGGCACAGGACCGTCGCGCGGAGCCCGCGCTCGACGCGGAGGTGCTGGCGCACGCGCTGGTCGCCTGCGCCGAGCATTTCGGCCGGCTGGCCTTGACGGAACCCGGCAGGTTCGACGCGGAGCGTCTGATCGCCCAGGTGCGGGGGATCCTCCGCGCGGTGCTCTCGTTGCACCCTCCAGGAGCGCGAGGCTCCGCTTGATCAACTGCCTGCGCGAGAAACCACCCGGTGCGGATGGCCCTGCGCGTTGAAGACCATCTGCTCATCGGAGGGGGTACCTCCCCGCCGAAGGCTGGGAATTGTCGCGCACGCAGTTGATCAAGCAGAGCCTCGCGCCCCTGACAGTGCAACCAGGCCTCTGTTGTCAGCAGTCACGTCCGCGCGCCGGAGGCGCGCAGTTCCTCGCGCCCCCGAGGTGGTGCAACGGGTCCTCTGCCGTCAGGCGCCGCGCCCCCGAGGGACGTGCAGCTAGCTCGAGGCGTCGACGCGGAAGACCGGGACCGGGGGGCCCGGTTCGGCGTCGGCGGTGAAGGCGACGAAGTCGGCGGAGACGGGCATGTCCGGCCGGAGCGCCGCGGGGTCGCAGTCGACCAGCGTCGTCATCAACCGGGGGCCCTCCTCCAGCCGCACCACCGCCGCGACGTACGGCACGCGCTCGCGGAACGGCGGAAGGTCGTTCGCGTGGACCACGGACCAGGTGTAGAGCGTGGCCCGGCCGCTCGCCTGCTCCCAGCGGACGTCCTCGCTCCAGCAGTGCGGGCAGAACTCGCGCGGGTAGTGGTGCGCGCGCCCGCACCCGTCGCAGCGGCGGAGCAGCAGGCGGCCCTCGGCGGCCGCGTCCCAGTAGGGCCGGGTGAAGGCGTCGGGTTCGGGCAGGTCGGTGCGGGGGACGGTACTCACGGGCGGGGCCTCCCACGATCGGACGGACGGGACCGGCTCAGGCGCCGAAGAGGTGGAAGGCACGGTCCAGGGACCAGCACTGCCAACTCGCGGCGAACAGGCAGACCAGGGAGATCAGCGCCATCATCAGGTTCTGACCCTGCTCGGCCCAGTCGTGGATCATCAGCACGAAGTACAGGAGGTTGAGCAGCAGGCCGGCCGCCAGCGCGATCGGGCTGAGCAGCCCGAAGGTCAGGCCGAGCCCCAGCGCCAGCTCCGCGAAGACCACCACGTAGGCCATCGGCTTGGGCCGGGGGGCGACGATACGGTCGAAGGAGGCGCGGACGAAGGACCAGCGGTGCCGGGCGGCGACGTCCTTGGCCCAGTCGATGCCCGTGGAGCGCTGCAGCCAGCCCTTCTTGTCCTTGTGACGCCAGCTCTCCAGCCACCACAGCCCCAGGCCTATGCGGAGCACCGCGAACCACTCCCCCGCCGACAACCCGTAGGTGTGCACTGTCTGCACCCGCGGTCACTCCTCTCCAGGCTCGTCCTCGCCCCACCGGCGGGATTCTCTGACGATGCGTCAGTTATATGTCTTCCTGCCGAGCTGCCCCGACAGTAATCTGATGGTACGTCAGATTTTCTCGTCAGCAAGGATCGGGAGGCGCAGCCATGCGGGACACGGACAGCGACACCGACACCGACGTGAGCGGTCGGCCCCTGCGCCCGCGCACCGTCGATCTGGACCGCTTCTTCCGCCCCGCCGCCGTCGCGGTGATCGGCGCCTCGGACACGGAAGGCCGGCCCAACACCGGGATCACCCGGCAGCTGCGGGCCTGGTCGGAGCGGGTCGGCGCGCGCATGCACGCGGTGAACCCGGGACGGCGGGAGGTCGACGGGCAGCCCTGCTACCCGGACCTCGCGTCGATCCCCTGCGCGCCCGGCGAGGGACCGATCGACCTGGCCGTGATCCTGCTCGCCGACCCTGCGGCGGTCGTGCCGCAACTGGTGGAGGCGAAGGTGAGGTTCGCCGTCGCCTTCGCCTCGGGCTTCGCCGAGACCGGCGAGAGCGGACGCGAGGCGCAGCGCAGGCTG
This genomic interval from Streptacidiphilus rugosus AM-16 contains the following:
- a CDS encoding TetR/AcrR family transcriptional regulator — its product is MPAPTSSEAAPPRKRRPYAARVPLAERREQLMDAALAVIVDEGYERISVDAVAKRAGVARSVVYGAFDNLEVLLGALLDRQQAQAFGRLLETLPVGAETGDPAAFADEPVRRMSAMLREDPDTWRLILLPPGSMPTVVRDRIEADRERFRRLVQAWLSEAQDRRAEPALDAEVLAHALVACAEHFGRLALTEPGRFDAERLIAQVRGILRAVLSLHPPGARGSA
- a CDS encoding Zn-ribbon domain-containing OB-fold protein translates to MSTVPRTDLPEPDAFTRPYWDAAAEGRLLLRRCDGCGRAHHYPREFCPHCWSEDVRWEQASGRATLYTWSVVHANDLPPFRERVPYVAAVVRLEEGPRLMTTLVDCDPAALRPDMPVSADFVAFTADAEPGPPVPVFRVDASS